The DNA segment TAGTCCGGCCAGGAGCGGGCGGCCACAAGGTCGGTGCCCCCGATTTCGTGCCAGCATTCCTCGGCCAGGTGAGGCATGAAGGGCGCGATCACGTGGATCAGGATTTCAACCGCGTTGCGCGCGGCCGCCTTCTCTTCTTCCGAGGCATCTGCACCAAGCTTGCCGATTGTGCCGTGAAGCTCGTTGACGAGTTCGTGCATACGGGCGATTGCCCGGTTGAAGGCGAGACGCTCGATGTCTTCGCCGACGGCCTTGAGTGCCTTGTGTGCCGGCTTTGATATCGCGGCTGCACTGCCTTCGCGGGCGGGGCTGCCTTCCACGCCTTCGATCACCGACTTGTTGTCAACGACCAGGCGCCAAACGCGCTGAAGGAAGCGATGCGCACCAGCGGCACCGTCGTCGGTCCATTCCACGTCGCGGTCGGGCGGCGAATCGGAAAGCGTGAACCAGCGCGCCGTGTCGGCACCGAAGGAGCCGGTGATCTCTTCCGGGCTCACCGTGTTCTTCTTCGACTTCGACATCTTTTCAAGCTGGCCGATCGTGACCGGCTTGCCCGTATCGATTTCGAATGCTTTGCGATCTGCGCCTGAACCTTCGATACGCACTTCGGTCGGCGCGAGCCAGCGGCCATCTTCGGCCTTGAAGGTCTCATGGACGACCATGCCCTGCGTGAAGAGACCCTTGAAGGGCTCGTCGAGATCGAGATGGCCTGCCTTGCGCATCGCGCGGGTGAAGAAGCGCGAATAGAGCAGGTGCAGGATCGCGTGCTCGACGCCGCCGATATACTGGTCCACAGGCAGCCAGCGATTGGCGATGTCGGGGATCGTCGGCGTGTCGGCATCCGGTGCGGTGAAGCAGGCGAAATACCACGACGAGTCCACGAAGGTGTCCATCGTGTCTGTCTCGCGGCGCGCGTCGCTGCCGCATTTCGGACACTTCACATGCTTCCAGGTGGGGTGACGGTCGAGCGGGTTGCCGGGCGTGTCGAAGTCCACATCGTCGGGCAGGACGACCGGCAGGTCATCCTTGGGCACTGGCACGACGCCACAGCTTTCGCAATGGATCATCGGGATCGGGCAGCCCCAGTAGCGCTGGCGGGAAATGCCCCAGTCGCGCAGGCGGTAATTGACCTTGCGCTCGGCCACCGGCTTGCCGTTCAGATCGGCCTTCTCGAGGCGCGACGCGACTTCCTCGAAAGCCTTGTCGGTCGGCATTCCGTCGAGGAAGCGCGAATTGATCATCACGCCGTCGTCGGTATAGGCCTCGTCGGTGATCTTGAAGCTTTCGGGATCAGCGCCTTCCGGCAGCACGACAGGCGTGACCGGCAGGCCATATTTGTTGGCGAAGTCCAGATCGCGCTGGTCGCCCGACGGGCAGCCGAAGATCGCGCCCGTGCCGTAATCCATGAGGACGAAATTGGCGACATAGACCGGCAGCGTCCATTCGGGATCGAAGGGGTGCTTCACGCGGATGCCGGTGTCGAAGCCACGCTTTTCCGCCGTTTCGAGAGCTGCTGCGGATGTGCCCATGCGCCGGCATTCCTCGCAGAATGCAGCCAGTTCCGCATTTTCGGTTGCTGCCTTGCGTGCGAGCGGATGATCGGCGGCGATTGCCATGAAGGAAGCGCCGAAAAGCGTGTCAGGGCGCGTCGTATAGACCTGCAATTCGCTCTCGCCGCCGGGTGCGGTGTCCGCGTCGAGTTCCCAGCGAACCAAAAGGCCTTCGGAACGGCCGATCCAGTTGCGCTGCATCAGGCGAACCTTTTCCGGCCAATTGTCGAGGCCGTCGATGGCCTCAAGCAGCTCGTCGGAGAAGTCGGTGATCTTGAAGAACCACTGCGCCAGTTCGCGCTGCTCGACCTCGGCACCTGAGCGCCAGCCCTTGCCGTCGATCACCTGTTCATTGGCGAGAACCGTCTGGTCCACCGGGTCCCAGTTCACCTTGGAGGTTTTGCGGGTGATCAGATCGTTTTCGTAGAAGTCCACGAAAAGCATCTGCTGACGGTGGTAATAATCCACATCGCAGGTCGCGAATTCGCGGCTCCAGTCCAGCGACAGGCCGAAGGTCTTGAGCTGGCCGCGCATGGTGGCGATGTTCTGATACGTCCATTCCTTGGGATGGACCTTGTTCTGCATGGCCGCGTTTTCAGCCGGCATGCCGAATGCGTCCCAACCCATCGGGTGCAGCACGTTGAAGCCCCTGGCGCGCTTGTAGCGGGCCACCACGTCACCCATCGTGTAGTTGCGGGTGTGGCCGATATGGATGCGCCCCGACGGATAGGGGAACATCTCCAGCACGTAATAGGTCGGGCGCCCGTCATCATTGCGGGTCTCGAAGAGTTTTGCCTCTTCCCAGGCCTTCTGCCACTTGGGTTCGGACGTGCGCGGATTGTATCGTTCGGTTGCCATGCCGGTTTTTTCACATAGAAAGGTGCCAGAAACAGTCGGCGGACCTTCACCATGCTTTGTGACGAGCGTCAACCGCATGGGGCTAATGAAGCATGGTCCAGATGAAGCAGTTCAGGGCGGAAAGACGATAAATGGCTGACGCAACGCGCAATCTGGTCGAGATTCGGGAGAGAATTGCCAAGGCAGCGGCCGAGGCCGGTCGAAGCGCGGAAGATGTTGCGCTGGTTGCCGTTTCCAAGACCTTCGATGGTGACGCTATCAGGCCCGTCCTCGAAGCCGGCCAGCGCATATTCGGCGAAAACCGCGTTCAGGAAGCACAGGGCAAGTGGCCGCAGTTGCGCGAGACGTTTTCCGACATCGAACTTCACCTCATCGGTCCGTTGCAGTCCAACAAGGCGAAGGAAGCGGTGGCGCTTTTTGACGTGATCGAGAGCGTTGATCGCGAAAAGATTGCCAAGGCGCTTGCGGACGAGATGGAAAAGCAGGGGCGAAAACTTCCCTGCTACGTGCAGGTGAATACTGGTCTCGAACCACAGAAGGCCGGCATCGATCCGCGTGAGACGGTCGATTTCGTGAAGCGATGCCGCGAGGTGCATGGGCTGGATGTTGTCGGCCTCATGTGCATTCCGCCGCTGGAAGAAAATCCCGGTCCGCATTTCGCGCTTCTGGAGAAGCTTGCCCGCGAGGCAGGTGTTGCGCAGCTTTCCATGGGCATGTCGGGCGATTTCGAGACGGCAATCGGCTTTGGTGCAACGAGTGTGCGGGTTGGCTCGGCCATTTTCGGCGCACGTTGAAGCCTCAGTCGATTTTCACTCGTTCCACCAGAAAATCGATGAATGCACGGACCCGGGCAGGCAGATAGCGGCCCTGGCCTACATAGACGGCGTGGACACTATCACGGTCGCCGGGATTGAAATCCTCCAGTACGGGGACGAGCCTTCCCGCGGAAATGTCGCGCTCCACGTGCCAGCGTGACAGGCGGGCAAGCCCGGTTCCGGCCAATGCCAGAAGGCGCATTGTCTCGCCATCACTCGCCAGATTGCGGCTTTGCGGCAGGACGGTGATCTCCTCGCCATCCATGGTGCGAAATGGCCAGGTTTCGTTGATGCGGCGGAAGCTGAAGCCCAGCAACTCATGGCCGTTCAGGTCGTCGGGATGTTCGGGTACACCTTTTCGCGCCAGATAGCCGGGTGAGGCCACCAGAACCATGGGGGAGTTGCAAAGCCTGCGGGCAATGAGTGAGGAGACGGCAAGTGTTCCGGCCCGGATGGCAAGGTCCGTCTGCTCCTCCATCAGATCCACGACGCGGTCAGACAGCGACAGCTCAAGGCTGATTTCGGGATAGAGCTCCAGAAACTCCGGGACCAGTGGCGCCAGGTAGTGGGTGCCGAAGCCAACATTACAGTCGACCTTCAGCTTGCCGCGCGGCACGGCACCGGCTGCAGCTTCACGCTCGGCGGCTTCCATGTCGGCGAGGATGCGCAGGCAATTCTCGTAGAAGGCCTGGCCTTCGGCAGTGACCTGCAGCCTTCGCGTCGAGCGGCGCATAAGCGCGGTGCCAAGACGTGTTTCAAGGCGTGCCACGAGCTTGCTGACGGCGGAGGGCGTCATGCGCAATTCGCGCGCGGCGGCGGAGAAGCTTCCTGCCTCCACAACCTGGGCGAAGACTTCCATTTCTCCGGAGCGGTTGATCTCGCTGCGCGCCATTGATGAACTCATTTCATAGCACATAATAATTCAGGCAATCTAATTCTTCGATGGTGAAAGGTCTAGCTATCCCGGACCGGCCTTTGAGGCCGTCTTCCCATCGAGAACGAAGAGCTGGATCATGCCTTTCGCAGTTTACGCATTGACGACCGGTGCCTTTGGAATCGGTGTCACCGAATTCGTCATCATGGGATTGCTTCTGGAGGTGAGCGCCGATCTTGGCGTGACCATCTCTGCGGCAGGCCTTCTCATCACCGGTTACGCGCTCGGCGTTGTGGTCGGCGCGCCGATACTCGGGTCTCTCACCGCCGGCTGGCCGCGCAAGAAGTTGCTGATGGCCCTGATGGTGGTTTTCACCATCGGCAATCTCGCCTGCGCACTGGCCCCGGACTACTGGACGCTGATGGGAGCGCGTGTGCTGACCTCCTTCGCCCATGCCTCGTTCTTTGGCGTTGGCTCGATGGTCGCCACGGGGCTGGTGGCCGAAGACAAGAAGGCCTCTGCCATTGCCGTGATGTTCACGGGGCTGACGGTTGCGAATATTCTCGGCGTGCCCTTCGGCACCTGGCTGGGTCAGGCCTATGGCTGGCGCGCGACATTTCTTGCTGTGGCTGCAATCGGAGTAGCAGCCTTTGCAATCATCGCGCTTTTCGTTCCGCGCGATGAGGCTGTTTCGCAACTGCGCGAGGAAGGATCAGCGCTGGAAGTGCTTTCCCGTCCGCAGGTCCTTTTCGGTCTGGCGATCACGGTCCTCGCCTGGGTGGGGTGTTTTGCGGGCTTTACCTATATCGCGCCGATCCTGACGCAGATCACCGGGTTTTCGGATGCTGCGGTTTCGGCGATCCTGCTCGTGTTTGGCGGCGGGCTGATTGTCGGAAATCTCGTGGGTGGCAGGCTTGCCGACCGCTATCTGCGTGCGACTGTGGTGGGGAGCCTTCTGGCGCTGACGGTTTCGCTCTTCATCATGCATTTCGCCATTCACGACAAGGTTGCGGCTGTCATTGCCATCGCCGTCTTCGGTGCTTCCGCATTCTCGACCGTCGCACCACTTCAGATGTGGGTGCTGAGCGAGGCAAAGGGTGCGGGCCAAGGCCTAGCTTCATCCTTCAATATCGCGGCCTTCAATCTGGGCAATGCCATGGGAGCGTGGCTAGGTGGTGCGGTCATCGACCACGGCCCGGGTCTGGGCGGCATCATGTGGATCGCAGCACTTGTTCCGCTCGGCGCCTTCATGGTCGCATTGCTGGCGCAGCATGTGCACCGGCGGGTCTCTGCCGCACAGCCTGCCTGAGGATACAGCGCAGCCGCTTCCAAAGTGGCTGCGCTTATCTTCACTATTGCAGGACGAGCTCGCCGCTCACATTGCGCCATTCGGTCGGGCTGATCAGTTTCTGATGCGTGTATGAAACCGAGTGCAGCGGGCCGTCGAGCTTTTCCTTCCAGAAGTCGATGAAACGATAGAGCGCCGGGAACTTCGGTGCGAGATCATAGGTCTGCCACACGAAGCTCTGCAGGAGATGCGGGTGGTCCGGCATATGGTAGATGAACTCGGCTGTGGTCAGGCCATAGCCCTTGAGCATCAGTTCGGTTTCATTCGTCCTCATTTGCGTCCTTTCCTCATCACGCCGGCACAATGCGGCATCCACGGTTGACGTGGAATGCAAATGATGATGAATGGCGCGTGAAAAATCAATTAATACAATATGTTAGCAGCATACTTGGGTGGCTGCTACCATTTCTGCCCCTGCTGGTCCAAGCGGGCAAGTGTCATCCAATGTCTAATGTTGAAGTCGCGCCCAGAATGGTAACAATGCGCGCGACACGAGGTGCATGGTCTCATGCGCCAGGCCATTCGGCCGAAAATGACCGGTTATTGTGGAGGAGGTACCATGTCCGAGGTGCATGTTCATCGCGTGAAGGATGAATGGAAGAAGGACGCGCTGATTGATGCTGCGACCTATGAGAAGTGGTACCAGGACAGCATCACCGATCCGGAAGGTTTCTGGCGCGAGCATGGCAAGCGCATCGACTGGTTCACGCCCTACACCAAGGTGAAGAACACGTCCTATGAAGGCGATGTCTCGATCAAGTGGTTCGAGGATGGCGTCTCCAATGTCTGCCACAATTGCGTCGACCGGCATCTGGAAAAGCGCGGTGACCAGACCGCGATCATCTGGGAAGGGGATGATCCGGCTGACGACAAGAAGATCACCTATCACGAACTTCACGAGCAGGTCTCGAAGCTTGGCAATGTTCTGAAATCGAACGGCGTCAAGAAGGGCGACCGCGTCACCATCTACATGCCGATGATCCCGGAAGCAGCCTATGCGATGCTGGCCTGCGCGCGCATCGGTGCGGTGCATTCGGTCGTCTTTGGCGGGTTCTCGCCGGATTCGCTTGCCGGACGTATCGAGGACTGCAAGTCCGATTTCGTCATCACCGCCGATGAAGGTCTGCGTGGCGGCAAGAAGGTGCCGCTGAAAGCCAATACCGACAAGGCCATTGAGATTGCCGAAAAGGCAGGCGCGAAGGTGCGCAACGTGCTGGTGGTCAAGCGTACCGGTGCGGATGTGAACTGGGTGGATGGCCGCGATCTCGCCTATGAGGCGGAGATGGAAAAGGCGTCCGCCGAATGCGAGCCGGAGAAGATGAATGCGGAAGATCCG comes from the Nitratireductor basaltis genome and includes:
- the leuS gene encoding leucine--tRNA ligase; this translates as MATERYNPRTSEPKWQKAWEEAKLFETRNDDGRPTYYVLEMFPYPSGRIHIGHTRNYTMGDVVARYKRARGFNVLHPMGWDAFGMPAENAAMQNKVHPKEWTYQNIATMRGQLKTFGLSLDWSREFATCDVDYYHRQQMLFVDFYENDLITRKTSKVNWDPVDQTVLANEQVIDGKGWRSGAEVEQRELAQWFFKITDFSDELLEAIDGLDNWPEKVRLMQRNWIGRSEGLLVRWELDADTAPGGESELQVYTTRPDTLFGASFMAIAADHPLARKAATENAELAAFCEECRRMGTSAAALETAEKRGFDTGIRVKHPFDPEWTLPVYVANFVLMDYGTGAIFGCPSGDQRDLDFANKYGLPVTPVVLPEGADPESFKITDEAYTDDGVMINSRFLDGMPTDKAFEEVASRLEKADLNGKPVAERKVNYRLRDWGISRQRYWGCPIPMIHCESCGVVPVPKDDLPVVLPDDVDFDTPGNPLDRHPTWKHVKCPKCGSDARRETDTMDTFVDSSWYFACFTAPDADTPTIPDIANRWLPVDQYIGGVEHAILHLLYSRFFTRAMRKAGHLDLDEPFKGLFTQGMVVHETFKAEDGRWLAPTEVRIEGSGADRKAFEIDTGKPVTIGQLEKMSKSKKNTVSPEEITGSFGADTARWFTLSDSPPDRDVEWTDDGAAGAHRFLQRVWRLVVDNKSVIEGVEGSPAREGSAAAISKPAHKALKAVGEDIERLAFNRAIARMHELVNELHGTIGKLGADASEEEKAAARNAVEILIHVIAPFMPHLAEECWHEIGGTDLVAARSWPDYDPTLVVDNEIILPVQINGKKRGDLTIARDADKSSIEQAVLELDFVQKALNGAEPRKVIVVPQRIVNVVA
- a CDS encoding YggS family pyridoxal phosphate-dependent enzyme, with the translated sequence MADATRNLVEIRERIAKAAAEAGRSAEDVALVAVSKTFDGDAIRPVLEAGQRIFGENRVQEAQGKWPQLRETFSDIELHLIGPLQSNKAKEAVALFDVIESVDREKIAKALADEMEKQGRKLPCYVQVNTGLEPQKAGIDPRETVDFVKRCREVHGLDVVGLMCIPPLEENPGPHFALLEKLAREAGVAQLSMGMSGDFETAIGFGATSVRVGSAIFGAR
- a CDS encoding LysR family transcriptional regulator, translating into MARSEINRSGEMEVFAQVVEAGSFSAAARELRMTPSAVSKLVARLETRLGTALMRRSTRRLQVTAEGQAFYENCLRILADMEAAEREAAAGAVPRGKLKVDCNVGFGTHYLAPLVPEFLELYPEISLELSLSDRVVDLMEEQTDLAIRAGTLAVSSLIARRLCNSPMVLVASPGYLARKGVPEHPDDLNGHELLGFSFRRINETWPFRTMDGEEITVLPQSRNLASDGETMRLLALAGTGLARLSRWHVERDISAGRLVPVLEDFNPGDRDSVHAVYVGQGRYLPARVRAFIDFLVERVKID
- a CDS encoding MFS transporter; this translates as MPFAVYALTTGAFGIGVTEFVIMGLLLEVSADLGVTISAAGLLITGYALGVVVGAPILGSLTAGWPRKKLLMALMVVFTIGNLACALAPDYWTLMGARVLTSFAHASFFGVGSMVATGLVAEDKKASAIAVMFTGLTVANILGVPFGTWLGQAYGWRATFLAVAAIGVAAFAIIALFVPRDEAVSQLREEGSALEVLSRPQVLFGLAITVLAWVGCFAGFTYIAPILTQITGFSDAAVSAILLVFGGGLIVGNLVGGRLADRYLRATVVGSLLALTVSLFIMHFAIHDKVAAVIAIAVFGASAFSTVAPLQMWVLSEAKGAGQGLASSFNIAAFNLGNAMGAWLGGAVIDHGPGLGGIMWIAALVPLGAFMVALLAQHVHRRVSAAQPA
- a CDS encoding usg protein is translated as MRTNETELMLKGYGLTTAEFIYHMPDHPHLLQSFVWQTYDLAPKFPALYRFIDFWKEKLDGPLHSVSYTHQKLISPTEWRNVSGELVLQ